The Pedobacter frigiditerrae genomic sequence AACAGCAGCCAGCAACAAAAAGAGATACTTTACCAAATGGAAAACCGGCTAATCGAGGTACTTATCTTCCACCTAATCAAACGGCGTTTCGTCCTAGCAATGCTTATCAACCGGCTATCAATTGGCAAAATGATGCCAAACATTATGAGTTTTGGACAGAAGCCGCGGATGATGGAACCTTTGCTATTCCTAATGTTCGCCCAGGTACTTATCAATTGCATGCAGTTGCCGATGGCGTATTAGGTGCTTACGATGCAATAGCCAATGTAACCATTAAAGCAGGAGAGAAACTAGACTTAGGAACTATAGAATGGAAACCTGTTCGTTATGGAAAACAAATTTTTGAGATTGGTATTCCCAATCGCTCTGCAAAAGAATTTTTTAAAGGTGATGATCACTGGCACTGGGGAATGTATATCGAATATGCCAAGTTTTTCCCTAATGATGTTGATTTTACAGTAGGGAAATCAGATCCTGCTAAAGATTGGTACATTTATCACGTACCACATGATATAGATTTTAAACCAGATGGTCGTGATCAGGGGAGAGCTACACCTTGGAAAATTAATTTCAACATGGCTGCAAATGATTTAAGTAAAGGAAAAGCTATTTTAAGATTCGGTATTGCTGGTTCTGGTGCCCGTTCTTTAGGTATTAATGTGAATGGAAAAGAAGTAGGCCCATTTACAGATTTAAATGGAGGTGGAGCAATCATGATTCGTGACGGCATTGAAGGCACTTGGGTAGAAAAGAAATTTGAATTTGATGCCTCATTACTGAAAGCAGGAAAAAATACAATTACACTTACTGTACCAGCAGGCAGCGTAACTAATGGATTGTGTTATGATGTAATTAGGTTAGAGGTAAGCAAATAGAATAGTTAATCCCCTTGCAAAAACTCATAATGATTAGCTGCGAACGGAAGGTCTAAAAAAGATTCGTAATTTTGTCTTTGCCAATTTGCCTATGACACTTCCTCTAATCATCACCATTTGTGCACTAATATTGATTGCTTACGTTTTCGATATTACATCGCGGCATACCAAAGTGCCAACAGTAATTTTTTTACTGGTGATTGGCTGGGTACTTAAACAACTGATTGCTGTGTTTGATTTGCAGGTGGTTAACTTAATGCCTTTACTTCCAATATTTGGAACATTAGGCTTAATTTTAATTGTGCTAGAGGGAGGTTTGGAGCTTGAGGTAAATAAACAAAAGAAACCCCTAATTAAAAAAGCAGTGCTTTCTGCCTTGTTTCCTTTAATTGCGCTTGCAACAATTTTAAGCGTCTCCTTACATTTTTTTACCGGCGCAAAGCTGATAGATTGCTTGATTAATGTGGTGCCATTCTGTGTAATCAGCAGTGCTATTGCCATACCTAGTGTGCAAAATTTGGGCAGAGCGAAAAAAGAACAAGTTATTTATGAAAGTAGCATGTCTGACATTATTGGCGTAGTGCTATTTGATTTTCTCATAAATAATGAAGTGATTAATCTTGGCTCGTTTGTCCACTTTGGAATTGAATTAGCAATTATGCTAGTGGTGTCACTTATTGCAAGTATAGGCCTTGCTTTTTTAATTAAAAAAATAGAGCATCATGTAAAGTTGGTACCCATAATGATGATGATCGTGCTTATCTATGCAGTGGCCAAGGCTTACCACCTACCTGCATTGTTATTTATATTGATATTTGGTCTTTTCCTTAATAATCTTGATGAGTTTAAACAGTTTTCCTTCATCCGTTATTTAAAGCCTAAAATACTTGATGTAGAGATACATCGATTTACCAGACTGGTTGGAGAGGCTGCTTTTTTGATAAGGACTATCTTCTTTATTCTTTTTGGCTACAGCATAGATATCAATGATTTATTTGATTTACAAGCACTCCCTTATTCGATAGGTATTTTCGTCTGTGTTTTACTCGTAAGACTAGTGCAGCTAAAAATTACAAAAGAAAAATTACTTCCGATGTTATTCATTGCGCCTAGAGGTCTAATTACCATTATGTTATTTCTCTCCATTCCAATTGGCGCCAAGCTAACGCTAGTAAATGAGCCAATGGTTTTGCAACTCATTATCCTTAGCATTTTGGTAATGATGACAGGCCTAGTTGTAAATAAAGAAGGAAAGGAAATTAATTAGTATGATGGAATTATACTTTTTGTCCTTATTCAGGCTTTTCTAAGTTCAACTATGTTGTCTTTTCAGGCATATTGTAACTGAATTAAACTAGATAAGATAAAGAATCCAAGTGTTGAACCCTTACTTATAGGTGTCTCTTCAAAAACCTAAATTAATTTCTATCAAAAAATAATTATCATTGGTTTGCCACTAATTATAATTAATAAGTTTTTATATATATTTAAGGATAATTAAACTTTAAAGAATATATAAGACTATCATCCCCCTTATATCTTAATTAGTTTTTGCAACAAACAACTATGATAGATAAGTTAAAGGCATCTAAAAAACTGTACCTGTTAATAATCGTTATGACAACGGCTATTATTGGCATAGGCTTGTATGGGATTCTCGAGCTAGAGAAAATGCATAAGCGAACGCAAACGCTATATGCTGATAGGGTCTTTCCTCTGCAACAACTTACACATACGCAGTATAATTACACGGTTGGTATTTTAATAACTGCTGAAAGGATTAAAACAAAAGACATTTCTTATGCCGAAGGAATTGAGGTAATTAACAAAGCAGAAAAAGCGATTGCTGCAGATTGGTCTAGTTACATGACAACTTACCTCACTCCTCAAGAAAATAGATTGGCCCAACAATCTTCTGCCTTAGTTAAGCAACTAACAAAAACTATCCAAAAGTTAAAAGAGGTATTAAAAAATGACGATTCACTTGATGATAGTGCATTTATAGATAATGAATTGTATCCTCAAATAAATGCAATTAGTACTAAATTGAATAGATTAATTACTTTACAAGTAAAGGTTGGGAGCGAAGTTTATACCAGCAGCAACAATGCTTATGATACTGCCTTGCTAGAATCGATTTTTTTAATCTTTATATCCCTTTTACTTGCCTTTGCCTTTTCTTACTATTTGATTAATAATGTTCGAGAATTAATTAAAAACCTTAAACAAAACAAAGAAAAGTACCAATCTTTATTGAGCCATGCCGGAGACCCTGTTTTTCTTTTAAATAAAGGGGGTTATTTTATGGAGGTGAATAATAGCATGTGCCAATTGCTTGGTTATGCCGAAAAGGAGTTATTAAGTATGCATTTATCTCAACTCTTTTCTGCAGAAGACCTAGAAAAACAACCATTACAACTCGATTTGCTAGAAGAGAAAAGAACACTGTTGTTAGAGAAAAGATGGTTAAGGAAAAATGGTACAAGGGTGGCAGTTGAGATCAACACACGTGTTTTTGATGGTATAGGCTATTTGGCTATTGCCAGAGATATTACAACCCGCATTCAAACTGAAGAAGCTTTAAGAGAAAGTGAAAGAAAATACCGTAATATTTTCGAAAACGTTCAAGATGTATTTTTTCAAACCGATCTGGATAGCATATTTTTAGATATAAGCCCTTCTGTTGCTAAACACCTTGGTTATACTAGGGAAGAATTAATTG encodes the following:
- a CDS encoding cation:proton antiporter, which encodes MTLPLIITICALILIAYVFDITSRHTKVPTVIFLLVIGWVLKQLIAVFDLQVVNLMPLLPIFGTLGLILIVLEGGLELEVNKQKKPLIKKAVLSALFPLIALATILSVSLHFFTGAKLIDCLINVVPFCVISSAIAIPSVQNLGRAKKEQVIYESSMSDIIGVVLFDFLINNEVINLGSFVHFGIELAIMLVVSLIASIGLAFLIKKIEHHVKLVPIMMMIVLIYAVAKAYHLPALLFILIFGLFLNNLDEFKQFSFIRYLKPKILDVEIHRFTRLVGEAAFLIRTIFFILFGYSIDINDLFDLQALPYSIGIFVCVLLVRLVQLKITKEKLLPMLFIAPRGLITIMLFLSIPIGAKLTLVNEPMVLQLIILSILVMMTGLVVNKEGKEIN